One Helicobacter pylori NQ4053 genomic region harbors:
- a CDS encoding ABC transporter permease — protein sequence MPNRSLIFFLIKRYLRFDKSQPFISITALLAFFGVAVGVMVLIVAMAIMNGMSKEFEKKLFVMNYPLTLYTTSPYGISEEVVQALEKKFPNLLFSPYLQTQSLIKSVHSMNGGVVFGVDFSKERRINGVLNDALKNTNTNDLFKSPFNLIVGKSLRYSLNLDLNQKADLFFTELEPTGLTLSPIMKRFTIKGDFDSGLKSYDMSYMYTSLQAISAIRRLPLGLYDGVHVYSKTPMKDIENLRNALKTINHHGIGIEGWWQQNGNFFSAMELEKRALFIVLMLIILMASLNIISSLLMVVMNRRKEIALLFSMGSSQKEIQKTFFYLGNIIGLGGVILGVVLAFISMYLLSVFPIISLPADVYGINTLPLDLSLMDFTLTLIGSVIIVALSSYYPSKKASAIDALSVLRNE from the coding sequence TTGCCAAATAGATCCTTAATCTTTTTCCTTATCAAGCGTTATTTGCGTTTTGATAAAAGCCAGCCATTTATTAGCATCACTGCTTTGTTAGCCTTTTTTGGCGTGGCGGTTGGCGTGATGGTTTTAATTGTAGCTATGGCGATCATGAACGGCATGAGTAAGGAATTTGAAAAAAAGCTTTTTGTGATGAACTACCCCTTAACGCTCTATACCACAAGCCCTTATGGGATCAGCGAAGAAGTGGTTCAAGCTTTAGAAAAAAAGTTCCCCAATTTGCTTTTTAGCCCCTATTTGCAAACCCAAAGCCTGATTAAAAGCGTGCATTCCATGAATGGCGGCGTGGTGTTTGGGGTTGATTTTTCTAAAGAAAGGCGCATCAATGGAGTTTTAAACGACGCTTTAAAAAACACCAATACAAACGATCTTTTTAAAAGCCCTTTTAATTTGATCGTGGGGAAAAGCTTGAGATACAGCTTGAATTTAGATCTCAATCAAAAAGCCGATTTGTTTTTCACCGAATTAGAGCCAACCGGTCTCACGCTCTCCCCTATCATGAAGCGTTTTACCATCAAAGGCGATTTTGATTCAGGGCTAAAATCTTACGACATGAGCTATATGTATACTAGCCTTCAAGCTATAAGTGCGATCAGGAGGTTGCCCTTAGGGCTTTATGATGGGGTGCATGTCTATTCTAAAACGCCCATGAAGGATATTGAAAATTTACGCAACGCTTTAAAAACCATCAACCACCATGGCATAGGCATTGAAGGGTGGTGGCAACAAAACGGGAATTTTTTCTCGGCGATGGAATTAGAAAAAAGAGCGTTATTCATTGTGCTCATGCTCATTATTTTAATGGCGTCTTTGAATATCATCAGCTCGCTTTTAATGGTGGTGATGAACAGGCGTAAAGAAATTGCTTTGCTTTTTAGCATGGGGAGCAGCCAAAAAGAAATCCAAAAAACCTTTTTTTATTTGGGCAATATCATTGGTTTAGGCGGTGTGATTCTTGGGGTGGTTTTAGCGTTTATAAGCATGTATCTTTTAAGCGTGTTCCCTATCATCTCGCTCCCGGCGGATGTCTATGGCATCAACACCTTGCCTTTAGATTTGTCTTTAATGGATTTTACGCTCACTTTAATAGGCTCTGTGATCATCGTAGCCCTTTCTTCTTATTACCCGTCTAAAAAAGCTTCTGCTATTGACGCTTTAAGCGTGTTAAGGAATGAATAA
- the hofF gene encoding outer membrane beta-barrel protein HofF, which translates to MNYKVASAKNIATLLFLFSSQSEALDLGKIAKIKAGAESFSKVGFNNKPINTNKGLYPTETFMTIMAYMQVDFTELLPKSATANGHHLDGSLGGWGGAVIYDTTKDFINEVTGKPYGAMTWNYVGYWGGLVGQKPWASCGLATGNLTQGQYDKMTQAEMTQLSNQEALAASTCAKSYADHTRNYVIYNAYLRYNYKDIFEIRGGRYESPADYMSGYNQGLDMTLNLGNFKFWWFSSFGRGFAYNEWLYNFYSPKTYTLKNGQTINPGVHAFYIIWNYKGWSIQPFVYFSPFNEYDPNFTITYDSNPTFTGLGFRSQTDVTVLNPFYAKRFWDTYQFGMPAGKNAHSLMIKQKFEWNEYNFGFGIYKSFGNANWMIGYHGNRLGFDFWTNTVYANTLNSLSYMMDANAFTVFAFGGGVHRKFLWGLLGRLTYGPRANEQVLSLNLGYKFTKNFSADIKFEYYNVLMHQGYKMGWNGPKLDSQPATDQDRSHIFTEIVWKL; encoded by the coding sequence ATGAACTATAAAGTTGCATCTGCTAAAAATATCGCAACGCTTCTTTTTTTATTCTCTTCTCAAAGTGAAGCTCTTGATTTGGGTAAAATCGCTAAAATCAAAGCGGGTGCTGAAAGTTTCTCTAAAGTCGGTTTCAATAACAAACCTATCAACACTAATAAAGGGCTTTACCCTACCGAAACCTTTATGACGATCATGGCTTACATGCAAGTGGATTTTACGGAGCTCTTGCCCAAAAGCGCTACGGCTAACGGGCACCATTTAGATGGGAGTCTTGGGGGTTGGGGAGGTGCTGTAATTTATGATACCACTAAGGATTTTATTAACGAAGTTACAGGGAAACCCTATGGGGCTATGACTTGGAACTATGTGGGCTATTGGGGCGGTCTTGTGGGGCAAAAACCATGGGCTAGTTGCGGGTTAGCCACAGGGAATTTGACTCAAGGCCAATACGATAAGATGACTCAAGCTGAAATGACGCAGTTGTCTAATCAAGAAGCTTTAGCGGCTTCCACTTGCGCTAAAAGTTATGCCGATCACACCAGAAACTATGTGATTTATAACGCTTACTTGCGCTACAACTACAAAGATATTTTTGAAATTAGGGGCGGGAGATACGAATCCCCAGCGGATTACATGAGTGGTTACAACCAAGGCTTGGATATGACCTTAAACTTAGGGAATTTCAAATTCTGGTGGTTTAGCTCTTTTGGTCGTGGCTTTGCCTATAACGAGTGGCTTTATAATTTCTATTCGCCTAAAACCTACACTCTTAAAAACGGGCAAACCATAAACCCTGGGGTGCATGCCTTTTACATCATTTGGAATTACAAGGGGTGGAGCATTCAGCCTTTTGTCTATTTTTCACCCTTTAACGAATACGACCCTAACTTTACGATCACTTATGATAGCAACCCCACTTTTACTGGCTTAGGGTTTCGCTCTCAAACCGATGTTACCGTGCTTAATCCTTTTTACGCTAAAAGATTTTGGGACACCTATCAATTTGGCATGCCAGCCGGTAAGAACGCGCACAGCTTGATGATCAAACAAAAGTTTGAATGGAATGAATACAATTTTGGTTTTGGGATTTATAAATCCTTTGGGAACGCTAACTGGATGATAGGCTACCATGGTAACCGCTTGGGCTTTGACTTTTGGACGAACACCGTTTATGCAAACACCCTTAACTCTTTGTCTTACATGATGGATGCGAACGCTTTTACCGTGTTTGCCTTTGGCGGTGGGGTGCATAGGAAATTCCTTTGGGGTTTATTGGGGCGTTTGACTTATGGACCTAGGGCGAACGAACAAGTCTTATCGCTCAACTTGGGCTATAAATTCACTAAAAATTTCTCAGCCGACATTAAATTTGAATATTATAATGTGTTGATGCATCAAGGCTATAAAATGGGGTGGAACGGGCCAAAATTAGACAGCCAACCCGCCACCGATCAAGACAGGAGCCATATTTTTACCGAGATCGTGTGGAAGCTTTAA
- a CDS encoding restriction endonuclease subunit S, translating into MHKIEQLLHTLAPKGVGFRKLGEVCESTNKKTLKISEVSEVKNKGMYPVINSGRDLYGYYHDFNNDGENITIASRGEYAGFINYFNEKFFAGGLCYPYKVKDTNELLTKFLYFYLKTNEIQIMENLVFRGSIPALNKADIETLTIPIPPLEIQQEIVKILDAFTELNTELNTELKARKKQYQYYQNMLLDFNDINQNHKDAKEKLLQKPYPKRLKTLLQTLAPKGVGFRKLGEVCEILDNRRIPIAKNKRNPGIYPYYGANGIQDYIDSYIFDGDFVLVGEDGSVINKDNTPVVNWASGKIWVNNHAHVLQTKNELKLKFLYFYLQTIDVSYCVAGTPPKINQENLKKITIPIPPLEIQQEIVKILDQFSLLTTDLLAGIPAEIKARKKQYEYYREKLLTFKPLTPNKEVKKC; encoded by the coding sequence ATGCATAAAATAGAGCAACTACTCCACACTTTAGCGCCTAAGGGGGTGGGGTTTAGGAAGTTGGGGGAGGTGTGTGAAAGTACCAATAAAAAAACACTTAAAATAAGCGAAGTAAGTGAAGTAAAAAATAAGGGAATGTATCCAGTAATAAATTCAGGGAGGGATTTGTATGGTTATTACCATGATTTTAACAATGATGGAGAAAATATAACTATTGCATCTAGGGGAGAATATGCAGGATTTATAAATTATTTTAATGAAAAATTTTTTGCAGGGGGTCTATGTTATCCCTATAAAGTTAAAGATACTAACGAGCTTTTAACAAAATTTTTATACTTTTATCTCAAAACCAATGAAATCCAAATTATGGAAAATCTTGTTTTTCGTGGTAGTATCCCCGCACTCAATAAAGCAGATATTGAAACTTTAACTATCCCCATCCCACCCCTAGAGATCCAACAAGAGATCGTTAAGATTTTGGACGCTTTCACAGAATTAAACACAGAATTAAACACAGAATTAAAAGCGCGAAAAAAGCAATACCAGTATTACCAAAACATGCTTTTAGACTTCAATGACATTAACCAAAACCACAAAGACGCCAAAGAAAAATTATTGCAAAAACCCTACCCCAAACGCTTGAAAACCTTACTCCAAACTCTAGCGCCTAAGGGGGTGGGGTTTAGGAAGTTGGGGGAGGTGTGTGAAATTTTAGATAATCGGCGTATCCCAATTGCGAAAAATAAAAGAAATCCGGGAATTTATCCTTATTATGGAGCAAATGGAATTCAAGATTATATTGATAGCTATATTTTTGATGGGGATTTTGTGCTAGTTGGTGAAGATGGGAGCGTTATCAATAAGGATAATACTCCTGTTGTGAATTGGGCAAGCGGAAAAATATGGGTGAATAATCATGCTCATGTGCTTCAAACAAAAAATGAATTAAAATTAAAGTTTTTGTATTTTTATTTACAAACGATAGATGTTAGCTATTGTGTTGCTGGAACTCCGCCAAAAATCAATCAAGAAAATTTAAAAAAAATAACCATCCCCATCCCACCTCTAGAGATCCAACAAGAGATCGTTAAGATTTTGGATCAATTTTCACTTTTAACCACCGATTTATTAGCCGGTATCCCCGCTGAAATAAAAGCCCGAAAAAAACAATACGAATATTACCGAGAAAAACTACTGACCTTCAAACCCCTAACCCCAAATAAAGAAGTTAAAAAATGCTAA
- a CDS encoding heavy metal translocating P-type ATPase — translation MQEYHIHNLDCPDCASKLERDLNKLDYVKKAQINFSTSKLFLDTSDFEKVKAFIKQNEPHLSLSFKEAAEKPLSFTPLIATIAVFLGAILILHLDPSPLIEKAVFVVLALVYLVSGKDVILGAFRGLRKGQFFDENALMLIATIAAFCVGAYEESVSIMVFYSAGEFLQKLAIARSKKSLKALVDVAPNLAYLKKGDALVSVAPEDLRINDIVVVKVGEKVPVDGVVVKGESLLDERALSGESMPVNVSERSKVLGGSLNLKAVLEIQVEKMYKDSSIAKVVDLVQQATNEKSETEKFITKFSRYYTPSVLFIALMIAILPPLFSMGSFDEWIYRGLVALMVSCPCALVISVPLGYFGGVGAASRKGILMKGVHVLEVLTQAKSIAFDKTGTLTKGVFKVTDIVPQNGHSKEEVLHYASCSQLLSTHPIALSIQKACEEMLKDDKHQHDIKNYEELSGMGVKAQCHTDLIIAGNEKMLDQFHIAHSPSKENGTIVHVAFNQTYIGYIVISDEIKDDAIECLRDLKAQGIENFCILSGDRKSATESIAQTLGCEYYASLLPEEKTSVFKTFKERYKAPAIFVGDGINDAPTLASADVGIGMGKGSELSKQSADIVITNDSLSSLVKVLAIAKKTKSIIWQNILFALGIKAVFIVLGLMGVASLWEAVFGDVGVTLLALANSMRAMRA, via the coding sequence ATGCAAGAATACCACATTCATAATTTGGATTGCCCTGATTGCGCGTCTAAATTAGAAAGGGATTTAAACAAACTGGACTATGTGAAAAAGGCTCAAATCAATTTCAGCACCAGTAAGTTGTTTTTGGATACGAGCGATTTTGAAAAAGTTAAGGCTTTCATCAAGCAAAACGAACCGCATTTGAGCCTGTCTTTTAAAGAGGCCGCAGAAAAGCCCTTGAGTTTTACCCCACTCATCGCTACGATCGCTGTCTTTTTAGGCGCGATTTTAATCTTACACCTAGATCCTAGTCCTTTGATTGAAAAAGCGGTGTTCGTGGTATTGGCTTTAGTGTATCTAGTGAGCGGTAAAGATGTGATTTTAGGGGCGTTTCGTGGGCTTAGAAAAGGGCAATTTTTTGATGAAAACGCTTTGATGCTCATTGCGACTATTGCGGCTTTTTGCGTGGGGGCTTATGAAGAGAGTGTGTCTATTATGGTGTTTTATTCAGCGGGCGAATTTTTGCAAAAACTCGCTATCGCTCGCTCTAAAAAATCCCTTAAGGCTTTGGTGGATGTCGCTCCTAATCTGGCTTATTTGAAAAAGGGCGATGCATTAGTGAGCGTTGCGCCTGAAGATTTAAGAATTAATGACATCGTGGTGGTGAAAGTCGGCGAAAAAGTGCCTGTGGATGGCGTGGTAGTTAAGGGCGAAAGCTTGCTAGATGAAAGGGCGTTGAGTGGGGAGTCTATGCCTGTTAATGTCAGCGAACGCTCTAAAGTTTTAGGGGGGAGCTTGAATTTAAAAGCGGTCCTTGAAATTCAAGTGGAAAAAATGTATAAAGATTCTTCTATCGCTAAAGTGGTGGATTTAGTCCAGCAAGCCACGAATGAAAAGAGCGAAACGGAGAAATTTATCACTAAATTTTCACGCTACTACACCCCAAGCGTTTTATTTATTGCACTAATGATCGCTATATTACCGCCCTTGTTTTCTATGGGGAGCTTTGATGAGTGGATTTATAGGGGGCTTGTGGCTTTAATGGTGAGCTGTCCTTGCGCGTTAGTGATTTCTGTGCCTTTAGGGTATTTTGGGGGCGTGGGAGCGGCGAGTAGAAAGGGGATTTTAATGAAAGGTGTGCATGTTTTAGAGGTGCTTACCCAAGCTAAAAGCATCGCTTTTGATAAAACCGGCACTTTGACTAAAGGCGTTTTTAAAGTAACAGATATTGTGCCGCAAAACGGGCATTCTAAAGAAGAAGTTTTGCATTACGCTTCTTGTTCGCAGCTTTTATCCACGCACCCTATCGCTCTATCCATTCAAAAAGCATGCGAAGAAATGTTAAAGGACGATAAGCACCAGCATGACATTAAAAATTACGAAGAATTGAGCGGGATGGGGGTTAAAGCGCAATGCCATACGGATCTAATCATCGCAGGGAATGAAAAAATGCTCGATCAATTCCATATCGCGCACAGCCCTTCCAAAGAAAACGGCACGATCGTGCATGTGGCTTTTAACCAAACTTATATCGGCTATATTGTGATTAGCGATGAGATTAAAGACGACGCCATAGAGTGCTTAAGGGATTTAAAAGCGCAAGGGATAGAAAATTTTTGCATTTTGAGCGGGGATAGAAAAAGCGCGACTGAAAGCATCGCTCAAACTCTAGGCTGTGAATATTATGCGAGCTTGTTGCCTGAAGAAAAAACGAGCGTGTTTAAAACCTTTAAAGAACGCTATAAAGCCCCGGCGATTTTTGTAGGCGATGGCATCAATGATGCTCCGACTCTAGCGAGCGCTGATGTGGGGATTGGCATGGGGAAAGGCTCAGAGTTGAGCAAACAAAGCGCGGACATTGTGATCACTAATGACTCCTTAAGCTCTTTGGTGAAAGTTTTAGCGATCGCTAAAAAAACGAAAAGCATTATTTGGCAAAATATCTTGTTCGCTTTGGGGATTAAGGCGGTTTTTATCGTGCTAGGGCTTATGGGGGTAGCGAGCTTGTGGGAAGCGGTCTTTGGCGATGTGGGGGTTACGCTTTTAGCCTTAGCCAATTCCATGCGCGCGATGAGGGCTTAA
- a CDS encoding YifB family Mg chelatase-like AAA ATPase, with amino-acid sequence MINTIFCATMQRGVAEIVAVEATFTRALPAFVISGLANNSIQEAKQRVQSALQNNDFTFPPLKITINLSPSDLPKSGSHFDLPIALLIALQKQELAFKEWFAFGELGLDGKIKPNPNIFPMLLDIAIKRPHAKVIAPKANEELFSLIPNLQCFFVGHFKDALEILQNPEIKADTHTKKLPFKTIELNDKEYYFSDAYALDFKEVKGQAVAKEAALIASAGFHNLILEGSPGCGKSMIINRMRYILPPLSLNEILEATKLRILSEQDSAYYSLRSFRNPHQSASKSSILGSSSLREPKPGEIALAHNGMLFFDELPHFKKDILEALREPLENNKLVISRVHSKIEYETSFLFVGAQNPCLCGNLLSSTKACRCQDREITQYKNRLSEPFLDRIDLFVQMEEGNYKDTPSHSWTSKEMHELVLLAFKQQKLRKQSAFNGKLNEEQIERFCPLNFEAQKLLEQAVERFNLSMRSVNKVKKVARTIADLNACEDIEKSHMLKALSFRKIS; translated from the coding sequence ATGATTAACACGATATTTTGCGCGACCATGCAAAGGGGAGTGGCAGAAATCGTGGCTGTGGAAGCGACTTTCACAAGGGCTTTGCCGGCGTTTGTGATTTCAGGCTTGGCTAATAACTCTATCCAAGAAGCCAAGCAACGGGTCCAATCGGCTTTACAGAATAACGATTTCACTTTCCCGCCTTTAAAAATCACCATCAACCTTTCTCCCTCAGATTTGCCTAAATCCGGGAGCCATTTTGATTTGCCTATCGCTCTTTTAATCGCTTTGCAAAAACAAGAATTGGCTTTTAAAGAGTGGTTTGCTTTTGGGGAGTTAGGGCTTGATGGCAAGATCAAACCTAATCCTAACATTTTCCCCATGCTTTTAGACATTGCTATTAAGCGCCCCCATGCTAAAGTCATTGCGCCTAAGGCGAATGAGGAGCTTTTTTCGCTTATCCCTAATTTGCAATGCTTTTTTGTGGGGCATTTTAAAGACGCTTTAGAAATCTTGCAAAACCCTGAAATCAAAGCAGACACCCACACGAAAAAACTACCCTTTAAAACGATAGAATTGAACGATAAAGAGTATTATTTTTCAGACGCCTATGCCTTAGATTTTAAAGAAGTTAAGGGGCAAGCTGTCGCTAAAGAAGCCGCTTTGATCGCTAGCGCTGGGTTTCATAATTTGATTTTAGAGGGAAGTCCAGGGTGTGGGAAAAGCATGATCATTAATCGCATGCGTTATATTTTGCCTCCCTTAAGCCTGAATGAAATCCTAGAAGCGACAAAATTACGCATTTTAAGCGAGCAAGACAGCGCCTATTACTCCTTAAGGAGTTTTAGAAACCCTCACCAAAGCGCTTCAAAATCCAGCATTTTAGGCTCAAGCTCTCTAAGAGAGCCAAAACCTGGCGAAATCGCGCTAGCGCATAACGGCATGCTTTTTTTTGATGAATTGCCCCATTTTAAAAAGGATATTTTGGAAGCTTTGAGAGAGCCTTTAGAAAACAATAAATTAGTGATCTCACGAGTGCACAGCAAGATTGAATACGAAACCTCTTTTTTATTTGTGGGGGCTCAAAACCCTTGCTTGTGCGGGAATTTACTCAGCTCAACCAAAGCATGCCGTTGCCAAGACAGAGAAATCACGCAATATAAAAACCGCTTGAGCGAGCCTTTTTTAGACAGGATTGATTTGTTTGTGCAAATGGAAGAGGGGAATTATAAAGACACGCCGTCGCATTCTTGGACTTCAAAAGAGATGCATGAATTAGTATTATTAGCTTTCAAACAGCAAAAGTTAAGGAAACAGAGCGCTTTTAATGGTAAGCTTAACGAAGAGCAGATAGAACGATTTTGCCCTTTAAATTTTGAAGCGCAAAAGTTGTTAGAGCAGGCGGTTGAAAGGTTTAATCTGTCCATGCGTTCTGTCAATAAGGTCAAAAAAGTCGCTAGGACGATTGCGGATTTAAACGCTTGCGAGGATATAGAAAAATCTCACATGCTTAAAGCGCTGAGTTTTAGAAAGATTTCTTAA
- the def gene encoding peptide deformylase, with protein sequence MALLEIIHYPSKILRTISKEVVSFDSKLHQQLDDMHETMIASEGIGLAAIQVGLPLRMLIINLPREDGVQHKEDCLEIINPKFIETKGSMMYREGCLSVPGFYEEVERFEKVKIEYQNRFAEVKVLEASELLAVAIQHEIDHLNGVLFVDKLSILKRKKFEKELKELQKKQKHK encoded by the coding sequence ATGGCGTTATTAGAGATTATCCATTACCCTTCTAAAATCTTAAGAACGATTTCTAAAGAAGTCGTTTCTTTTGATTCAAAACTCCACCAACAGCTAGACGACATGCATGAGACTATGATCGCTAGTGAGGGGATAGGGCTAGCCGCTATTCAAGTGGGCTTGCCTTTAAGGATGCTCATCATCAACCTCCCACGAGAAGACGGCGTGCAACACAAAGAAGACTGCTTGGAAATCATTAACCCTAAGTTTATAGAAACTAAAGGGTCAATGATGTATAGAGAAGGGTGCTTGTCTGTGCCGGGATTTTATGAAGAAGTGGAGCGCTTTGAAAAGGTTAAAATAGAGTATCAAAACCGCTTCGCTGAAGTGAAAGTTTTAGAAGCGAGCGAGCTTTTAGCGGTAGCCATTCAGCATGAGATCGATCACCTCAATGGCGTGTTATTCGTGGATAAATTATCCATTTTGAAGCGTAAGAAATTTGAAAAAGAACTCAAAGAGCTGCAAAAAAAACAAAAACACAAGTAA
- the clpP gene encoding ATP-dependent Clp endopeptidase proteolytic subunit ClpP translates to MGYIPYVIENTDRGERSYDIYSRLLKDRIVLLSGEINDSVASSIVAQLLFLEAEDPEKDIGLYINSPGGVITSGLSIYDTMNFIRPDVSTICIGQAASMGAFLLSCGAKGKRFSLPHSRIMIHQPLGGAQGQASDIEIISNEILRLKGLMNSILAQNSGQSLEQIAKDTDRDFYMSAKEAKEYGLIDKVLQKNVK, encoded by the coding sequence ATGGGATACATTCCTTATGTAATAGAGAATACCGATCGTGGGGAGCGTAGCTATGATATTTACTCGCGCCTTTTAAAGGATCGCATTGTTTTATTGAGTGGTGAAATCAATGACAGCGTGGCGTCTTCTATTGTGGCCCAACTCTTGTTTTTGGAAGCTGAAGACCCTGAAAAAGACATTGGCTTGTATATCAATTCTCCCGGTGGGGTGATAACAAGCGGTCTTAGCATTTATGATACGATGAATTTTATCCGCCCTGATGTTTCCACGATTTGCATCGGTCAAGCGGCTTCTATGGGGGCGTTTTTACTAAGCTGTGGGGCTAAGGGCAAGCGCTTTTCACTGCCCCATTCAAGGATTATGATCCACCAGCCTTTAGGGGGGGCTCAAGGGCAAGCGAGCGATATTGAAATCATTTCTAATGAGATCCTTAGGCTTAAGGGTTTGATGAATTCTATTCTAGCTCAAAACTCAGGGCAGAGTTTGGAACAAATCGCTAAAGACACGGACAGGGATTTTTACATGAGCGCTAAAGAAGCTAAAGAGTATGGCTTGATTGATAAAGTGTTACAGAAAAATGTGAAGTGA
- the tig gene encoding trigger factor: MNLEVKKIDTANARLGAKPSIENLEKRYDKIAQKIAQKVKIDGFRRGKVPLSLVKTRYQAQIEQDAQEEMIQEVLKNALKELGIENKDLIGSPNFTRFEKKDTHFEIEADIGLKPTIVLDKIQECVPSVGVEIPNEEKINERLKQLAKDYAKFVDADAQRKAQNDDKLTIDFEGFIDNAPFEGGKAENFNLILGSKQMLEDFEKALLGMQAGEEKEFPLTFPSKYHAEHLAGKEALFKVKLHQIQAREALEINDELAKIVLANEENATLKLLKERVEGQLFLENKARLYNEELKEKLIENLDEKIVFDLPKTIIEQEMDLLFRNALYSMQAEEVKSLQESQEKAKEKRESFRNDATKSVKITFIIDALAKEEKIGVHDNEVFQTLYYEAMMTGQNPESLIEQYRKNNMLAAVKMAMIEDRVLAYLLDKNLPKEQQEILEKMRPNAQKTQVG; encoded by the coding sequence ATGAATCTTGAAGTGAAAAAGATTGACACCGCTAACGCCCGTTTGGGCGCTAAACCTTCCATTGAAAATTTAGAAAAGCGTTATGATAAAATCGCTCAAAAAATCGCCCAAAAAGTTAAAATTGATGGCTTTAGAAGAGGTAAAGTCCCCCTTAGTTTAGTGAAAACCCGTTATCAAGCCCAAATTGAACAAGACGCTCAAGAAGAGATGATTCAAGAGGTTTTAAAAAACGCTCTTAAGGAATTAGGGATTGAAAATAAGGATTTAATCGGCAGCCCCAATTTCACTAGATTTGAAAAAAAAGACACGCATTTTGAAATAGAAGCGGACATCGGCTTAAAACCCACGATTGTTTTAGACAAGATCCAAGAGTGCGTGCCTAGCGTGGGAGTGGAAATTCCAAATGAAGAAAAAATTAATGAGCGTTTGAAACAGCTCGCTAAAGATTACGCGAAATTTGTGGACGCTGACGCTCAAAGAAAGGCTCAAAACGACGATAAATTAACGATTGATTTTGAAGGCTTTATAGATAATGCGCCTTTTGAAGGGGGCAAGGCTGAGAATTTCAATTTGATTTTAGGCAGTAAGCAAATGCTAGAAGATTTTGAAAAGGCTCTTTTAGGCATGCAAGCGGGCGAAGAAAAAGAATTCCCTTTGACTTTCCCTAGCAAATACCACGCAGAGCATTTAGCCGGCAAAGAAGCCCTTTTTAAAGTGAAATTGCACCAGATTCAAGCGCGTGAAGCGTTAGAAATCAATGATGAACTCGCTAAAATCGTGCTAGCTAATGAAGAGAATGCGACTTTAAAGCTTTTAAAAGAAAGGGTTGAGGGGCAGTTGTTTTTAGAAAATAAAGCCAGGCTCTATAACGAAGAGCTGAAAGAAAAATTGATTGAAAATTTAGATGAAAAGATTGTTTTTGATTTGCCTAAAACGATCATAGAGCAAGAAATGGATTTGTTGTTCAGGAACGCTCTTTATTCCATGCAAGCTGAGGAAGTCAAATCCTTACAAGAAAGTCAAGAAAAAGCCAAAGAAAAGCGTGAGAGCTTTAGGAACGATGCGACAAAAAGCGTGAAAATCACTTTTATCATTGACGCTTTAGCGAAGGAAGAAAAAATTGGCGTGCATGACAATGAAGTCTTTCAAACTCTGTATTATGAAGCGATGATGACAGGGCAAAACCCAGAAAGCCTCATTGAACAATACCGCAAAAATAACATGTTAGCGGCGGTGAAAATGGCGATGATTGAAGATAGGGTGTTAGCTTATTTGTTGGATAAAAACTTGCCTAAAGAGCAACAAGAAATTTTAGAGAAAATGAGGCCTAACGCTCAAAAAACTCAAGTGGGTTGA